One Molothrus aeneus isolate 106 chromosome 6, BPBGC_Maene_1.0, whole genome shotgun sequence genomic window carries:
- the MAPK1IP1L gene encoding MAPK-interacting and spindle-stabilizing protein-like — MSGTDDFSLADALPDQSPAKTSKVSSTKPGQQPGQPPQGWPASNPWNNPSAPPMTPTGLPPNTSASSVPFGPPPTGMYPSMPPGPPAPFPPPPTGPSCPPPGGPYPPPTVPGPVPPGQYPPPNMPFPELPRPYGGPTEPAAPPAPVGPWGSMPSGAWGPTMGGQYPAPSMPYPPPGPYSAPTQTPGAAPTVPWGTVPPGTWGPSPPGPFPPPTGSYPAPGLYPTPPNPFQVPSGPAGAPSMPGGPHPYR, encoded by the coding sequence TAAAACCTCCAAAGTGAGCAGCACCAAGCCTGGCCAGCAGCCCGGGCAGCCTCCGCAGGGCTGGCCGGCTTCCAACCCTTGGAATAACCCCAGCGCCCCCCCTATGACTCCAACGGGACTGCCACCAAACACCTCGGCTTCCAGCGTGCCCTTCGGACCTCCTCCCACGGGAATGTATCCTTCAATGCCCCCGGGACCGCCTGctccatttcctcctcctcctactggaccctcctgccctcctcctggTGGTCCATATCCACCCCCAACTGTGCCAGGTCCTGTCCCACCAGGGCAGTATCCTCCACCAAATATGCCCTTTCCAGAGCTTCCACGACCTTACGGAGGTCCAACAGAGCCAgctgcacctcctgctcctgttggGCCATGGGGATCCATGCCCTCTGGAGCATGGGGACCAACAATGGGAGGGCAGTATCCTGCTCCCAGCATGCCATATCCACCCCCAGGGCCATACTCTGCTCCCACCCAGACTCCAGGGGCTGCGCCGACGGTACCATGGGGTACGGTCCCGCCTGGAACGTGGGGACCGTCACCGCCCGGCCCATTCCCTCCACCCACAGGATCATATCCAGCTCCAGGACTATATCCTACGCCCCCTAATCCTTTTCAAGTGCCATCTGGTCCTGCTGGTGCTCCATCAATGCCTGGTGGTCCCCAT